The sequence CCTGGTGCACTACGCCGACGGCGAGAAGCGCTACATCCTGGCTCCCGAGGGCCTGGTCGTGGGCGCCACCGTGAACGCCGGCCCGGAAGCCGAGCCCAAGCTGGGCAACGCCCTGCCGCTGCGCTTCGTGCCGGTCGGCGCGGTCGTCCACAGCGTCGAGATGGTGCCCGGCAAGGGTGCCCAGCTCGCCCGCTCGGCCGGCACGTCCATCCAGGTGCAGGGCAAGGAAAGCGACTACGTGATCCTGCGCCTGCCCAGCGGCGAACTGCGCCGCATCCACAGCGAGTGCTACGCCACCATCGGTGTCGTCGGCAACGCCGAGCACAAGAACATCGTGCTGGGCAAGGCCGGCCGCAGCCGCTGGCTGGGCAACAAACCCCACCAGCGAGGCAGCGCCATGAACCCGGTGGATCACCCCCACGGCGGTGGTGAAGGCCGTACCGGCGCGGGCCGTGTGCCCGTCAGCCCCTGGGGCCAGCCCAGCAAGGGCCTCAAGACCCGCAGGAAGCGCAAGGTGTCCGACCGCTTCATCATCACCCGCCGCGGCGGGAAGTAAGGAGGGTAGCTCATGCCCCGTAGCCTCAAAAAAGGGCCGTTCGTGGACGACCACCTCCTGAAGAAGGTGGACGCCCAGAACGACACCAAGCAAAAGCGCGTCATCAAGACCTGGTCGCGCCGCTCCACGGTCGTGCCCGAGATGATCGGCCACACCATCGCGGTTCACAACGGCAAGCAGCACGTGCCGGTGTTCGTGAATGAGCAGATGATCGGCCACAAGCTCGGCGAGTTCTCGCCCACCCGCTCGTACCGCGGGCACGGTTCAGAGAAGTCCGCCAAGGGGAGCAAGAAGAAATGACCGCTCCAGTCTCTGAATTCCGCAACAAGAAGCAGCGCAAGCAGGAAGTCAAGCTGCGTCGTCCCGGCTACGCCGTGGCGAAGTACGTCCGCATCAGCCCCCGCAAGGTGCGTCTGGTGGTCGACGTGATCCGTGGCAAGAGCGTGCGCGACGCCGAGGACCTGCTGCGCTTCATCCCGCGCGCCGCCAGCGAGCCCGTCAGCAAGGTGCTCAACAGCGCCAAGCACAACGCGCTGCACAACGACGAGATGCTCGAAGACCGTCTGGTCATCACGGCGGCCTACGTGGACGCCGGCCCGACCCTCAAGCGCCTGATTCCCCGCGCCCGTGGCAGCGCCAACATCATCAAGAAGCGCACCAGCCACATCACCATCATCGTGGGCGAGAGCGCCGCGAGCCGGGGGAAATAAGTCATGGGCAATAAAATCAACCCGAACGGCTTCCGCCTGGGCATCACGCGGGGCTGGAACAGCCGCTGGTACGCCGGCAAGAAGCAGTACGCCGGCCTGCTGCGCGAAGACGAGAAGATCCGCAACCTGGTGAACAAGGAACTGGCCGCCGCCGGGATCGCGCGCATCGAGATCGAGCGTGCGGGTCAGCAGGTCAACGTGATCATCAGCGCCGCGAAACCCGGCATCGTGATCGGCAAGGGCGGCGACAGCATCAAGAAGCTGCGCGGCGACATCGAGCGTCTGGTCTCGGCGGGCACGGTCGCCGTGAACGTGGCCGAGATCCCCAACCCGAACATCAGTGCGCCCCTGGTCGCCCTGCGCATCGCCGAGCAGATCGAGCGCCGCTTCGCGTTCCGCCGCGCCATGAAGCAGGCCGCGCAGCGCGTGATGGAATCCGGCGCGCGTGGCGTGAAGGTCGTGCTGTCTGGCCGCCTCGGCGGCGCCGAGCAGGCTCGCCGCGAGACCGTCCGTGAAGGCCGCGTGCCGCTGCACACCCTGCGCGCCGACATCGACTACGGCACCGCCCTGGCCCGCACCACCTACGGCATCCTGGGCATCAAGGTCATGGTCTTCAACGGTGAAGTCATCGGGGGCAAGACCGAGACCTTCGCCCGCCCGCAGCGCAAGCAGGACGACCGCCGCCCCGAAGGTGGCGACCGCCCCAACCGCCGTCGGCCCACCGCCCGCCGGCGCACCGGAGGTGAATGATGCTTCTTCCGAAGCGCACCAAGTACCGTAAGCAGCACCGCGGCCGGATGACGGGCGACGCCAAGGGCGGCGATTACGTGGCCTTCGGCGACTACGGCCTGATTGCCGTGGAGCCCGCCTGGATCAAGAGCAACCAGATCGAGGCCTGCCGCATCGTCATGAGCCGTCACTTCCGCCGCGGCGGCAAGATCTACATCCGCATCTTCCCCGACAAGCCCGTGACCAAGAAGCCGGCCGAAACCCGAATGGGGAAAGGGAAGGGCGCCGTGGAATTCTGGGTGAGCGTCGTCAAGCCCGGCCGCGTGATGTTCGAGGTGTCCGGCGTGACCGAGGAGCAGGCCAAGGAAGCCTTCCGCCTGGCCGGTCACAAGCTGCCCATCCAGACCAAGATGGTCAAGCGTGAGGTCTACGATGAAGCCCAGTGACATGCGCAATCTGAAGGCGGACGATTTCGCCAAGGAAATCGACGCCCGCAAGAAAGAACTCATGGAGCTGCGCTTCCAGGCCGCCACCGGCAACCTGGCCCAGCCTCACCGCGTGACGCAGCTCCGCCGTGAAGTTGCCCAGCTCAATACCATCAAGACCGAGCTGGCCAGTGCTGGCAAGAACGGGCAGGGAGAGCAGGCATGAAGAAGACCTTTACCGGCGTCGTCGTCAGCGACAAGGCCGACAAGACGGTCAGCGTGAAGGTGGAGCGCCGCTTCGCCCACCCGCTGTACGGCAAGGTCGTGACCCGCAGCCACAAGTACGCGGCCCACGACGAGAAGAACGAGTACAAGATCGGTGACCGCGTCGAGATCATCGCCGTGCGCCCCATCAGCAAGACCAAGACCTGGAAGGTCACCAAGCTGATCGAGCGTCCGCGCGGCATCGAGACCACCGCCGTCGAAACGGAAGGCGGTAAAGCATGATCATGCCCCAGTCCCGCCTGGACGTGGCGGATAACAGCGGCGCGCGCGAGATCATGTGCATCCGCGTGCTCAACAGCGGCATCGGCGGCAAGGGCCTCACCACCGGCGGCGGCGGCAACAAGCGCTACGCCGGCGTGGGTGACATCATCGTCGCCAGCGTCAAGGACGCCGCCCCGCGCGGCACCGTCAAGGCCGGTGACGTCGTCAAGGCCGTGGTCGTGCGCACCTCGCACGCCATCAAGCGCGCCGACGGCAGCACCATCCGCTTCGACAAGAACGCCGCCGTCATCATCAACAACCAGGGCGAACCGCGCGGCACGCGCGTCTTCGGGCCGGTCGCCCGCGAACTGCGCGACCGCCGCTTCATGAAGATCGTCTCCCTGGCCCCGGAGGTGCTGTAATGCCTCGCCCCAGTGCAGGAAGCCACCACAACGACAAGCTGCACGTCAAGAAGGGTGACACCGTCATCGTTCTGAGCGGCAAGCACAAGGGCAAGACTGG comes from Deinococcus sp. KSM4-11 and encodes:
- the rplB gene encoding 50S ribosomal protein L2, whose translation is MAVKKYRPYTPSRRQMTTADFSGLTKKRPEKALTTALPKTGGRNNRGRITSRFIGGGHKRLYRIIDFKRRDKAGVPGKVAAIEYDPNRSARIALVHYADGEKRYILAPEGLVVGATVNAGPEAEPKLGNALPLRFVPVGAVVHSVEMVPGKGAQLARSAGTSIQVQGKESDYVILRLPSGELRRIHSECYATIGVVGNAEHKNIVLGKAGRSRWLGNKPHQRGSAMNPVDHPHGGGEGRTGAGRVPVSPWGQPSKGLKTRRKRKVSDRFIITRRGGK
- the rpsS gene encoding 30S ribosomal protein S19 is translated as MPRSLKKGPFVDDHLLKKVDAQNDTKQKRVIKTWSRRSTVVPEMIGHTIAVHNGKQHVPVFVNEQMIGHKLGEFSPTRSYRGHGSEKSAKGSKKK
- the rplV gene encoding 50S ribosomal protein L22, with the translated sequence MTAPVSEFRNKKQRKQEVKLRRPGYAVAKYVRISPRKVRLVVDVIRGKSVRDAEDLLRFIPRAASEPVSKVLNSAKHNALHNDEMLEDRLVITAAYVDAGPTLKRLIPRARGSANIIKKRTSHITIIVGESAASRGK
- the rpsC gene encoding 30S ribosomal protein S3, which produces MGNKINPNGFRLGITRGWNSRWYAGKKQYAGLLREDEKIRNLVNKELAAAGIARIEIERAGQQVNVIISAAKPGIVIGKGGDSIKKLRGDIERLVSAGTVAVNVAEIPNPNISAPLVALRIAEQIERRFAFRRAMKQAAQRVMESGARGVKVVLSGRLGGAEQARRETVREGRVPLHTLRADIDYGTALARTTYGILGIKVMVFNGEVIGGKTETFARPQRKQDDRRPEGGDRPNRRRPTARRRTGGE
- the rplP gene encoding 50S ribosomal protein L16, whose amino-acid sequence is MLLPKRTKYRKQHRGRMTGDAKGGDYVAFGDYGLIAVEPAWIKSNQIEACRIVMSRHFRRGGKIYIRIFPDKPVTKKPAETRMGKGKGAVEFWVSVVKPGRVMFEVSGVTEEQAKEAFRLAGHKLPIQTKMVKREVYDEAQ
- the rpmC gene encoding 50S ribosomal protein L29, with the protein product MKPSDMRNLKADDFAKEIDARKKELMELRFQAATGNLAQPHRVTQLRREVAQLNTIKTELASAGKNGQGEQA
- the rpsQ gene encoding 30S ribosomal protein S17 — protein: MKKTFTGVVVSDKADKTVSVKVERRFAHPLYGKVVTRSHKYAAHDEKNEYKIGDRVEIIAVRPISKTKTWKVTKLIERPRGIETTAVETEGGKA
- the rplN gene encoding 50S ribosomal protein L14, with product MIMPQSRLDVADNSGAREIMCIRVLNSGIGGKGLTTGGGGNKRYAGVGDIIVASVKDAAPRGTVKAGDVVKAVVVRTSHAIKRADGSTIRFDKNAAVIINNQGEPRGTRVFGPVARELRDRRFMKIVSLAPEVL